A portion of the Gossypium arboreum isolate Shixiya-1 chromosome 8, ASM2569848v2, whole genome shotgun sequence genome contains these proteins:
- the LOC128296277 gene encoding ankyrin repeat-containing protein BDA1-like has translation MESRLFEAARCGDISAFHSLLEEDPFLLDRVALNSVYNPLHVSALAGQVEITKEIVSRKPAFTRELNENGFSPIHVASANGHIEIIRELMRVGYDICLLKGKDGKVPLHCAAIKGRVDVVKELVWACPESLKQVTACGETALHLTVKSNQIEAARVLIEEIRRLQMMEILNWKDTEGNTVLHQATFNRQHEIIGLLIGGEALACGVNVNTVNTSGFTPKDVLDLLLQNGSDFYHHDIHIYQMFQQAGAVKGREITTDPAYVRTQTENPNRQIAQSACSWNLWKELMREVAESSTDTQNALMVVAVLIATVTYQAVLSPPSGFWEADKRKSQTVTTVQKRTMNPGEAVMASDPEIFAVFIVFNAIGFFASLAMISLLTSGFPLRAGLRLAILSMTATYVIAVIYMGPTKMREVYIVVILMGLLFLAESIRFTVWLLKKWGIVGDTRSRLR, from the exons ATGGAATCAAGATTGTTCGAAGCAGCTCGTTGTGGAGATATATCTGCATTTCACTCATTACTCGAGGAAGATCCATTTCTGCTCGACCGAGTTGCGTTAAACTCAGTCTATAATCCTCTACACGTATCCGCATTGGCAGGACAAGTGGAAATCACAAAGGAAATCGTGAGCAGAAAGCCGGCATTCACTAGGGAGCTAAACGAAAATGGTTTTAGTCCTATACATGTTGCTTCAGCAAATGGGCACATTGAGATAATAAGAGAGCTTATGAGGGTTGGATATGATATATGCCTTTTGAAGGGGAAAGACGGTAAAGTTCCACTCCATTGTGCGGCTATAAAAGGAAGAGTGGATGTTGTTAAGGAACTGGTGTGGGCTTGCCCCGAGTCTCTTAAACAAGTGACAGCTTGCGGCGAAACCGCCCTTCATTTGACTGTGAAAAGCAATCAGATTGAAGCTGCAAGGGTATTGATTGAAGAGATAAGGAGGTTACAAATGATGGAAATCTTGAACTGGAAAGACACCGAGGGCAACACCGTTTTACATCAGGCAACCTTCAATAGACAACATGAG ATTATAGGTCTATTAATCGGTGGAGAAGCACTTGCTTGTGGAGTTAACGTAAATACAGTAAACACCAGCGGATTCACGCCAAAGGATGTCCTGGATCTTTTGCTCCAAAATGGAAGTGATTTTTATCATCATGATATTCATATTTATCAGATGTTCCAGCAAGCTGGAGCTGTGAAAGGCCGAGAAATAACAACAGACCCTGCTTATGTCCGAACTCAAACAGAAAACCCAAACAGGCAAATAGCACAATCTGCTTGTTCATGGAACCTATGGAAGGAACTAATGAGAGAGGTAGCGGAATCATCAACTGACACTCAAAATGCACTAATGGTTGTGGCAGTCCTAATAGCAACGGTCACGTACCAAGCGGTTCTGAGCCCTCCAAGTGGTTTCTGGGAAGCTGACAAACGAAAATCTCAGACCGTTACGACGGTTCAAAAGAGAACCATGAATCCTGGAGAAGCTGTAATGGCGAGTGACCCTGAAATCTTTGCGGTGTTCATTGTGTTTAATGCCATTGGTTTCTTTGCATCGCTTGCCATGATATCTCTGCTTACAAGTGGATTCCCTCTCAGAGCAGGCTTAAGGTTGGCCATACTTTCAATGACGGCAACTTACGTAATTGCTGTAATCTATATGGGTCCAACGAAAATGAGGGAAGTGTATATAGTGGTGATTTTGATGGGTCTTCTATTTCTTGCGGAGTCGATACGGTTCACCGTGTGGTTGCTCAAGAAATGGGGAATTGTCGGTGATACGAGGAGCCGATTGCGTTAG